In a genomic window of Pedobacter sp. KBS0701:
- the rbfA gene encoding 30S ribosome-binding factor RbfA, with product MESKRQQKFAGVLQEELAQVFQREGAAFLPNTLVTITRVRVSPDLAVAKVYLSFFNTNNTTLSINTVNAHAGEIRYKLGSRIRHQVRVVPELTFFVDDTNEYVERMDHLFDKIAKEPRQKDEDSE from the coding sequence ATGGAAAGTAAACGTCAGCAGAAATTTGCAGGAGTATTACAAGAGGAGTTGGCACAGGTTTTTCAGCGTGAAGGTGCTGCATTTTTGCCTAATACATTGGTAACCATTACGCGTGTGAGGGTTTCGCCAGATCTGGCCGTAGCCAAGGTTTACCTGAGCTTTTTTAATACCAATAATACCACACTTTCTATCAATACCGTTAATGCGCATGCAGGTGAGATCAGGTATAAACTGGGCAGCCGTATCCGTCATCAGGTAAGGGTGGTGCCAGAACTTACTTTCTTTGTGGATGATACCAACGAATATGTAGAACGTATGGATCATCTTTTCGATAAGATTGCAAAGGAACCAAGACAAAAAGACGAAGACAGCGAATAG
- a CDS encoding hemolysin III family protein has translation MRKLREPVNFFTHFIPALIAIPAGYILLRKCHTPIEFTAAWIYSIGTFILFGVSAMYHGYPATDYGVRFWQKFDHCCIYLMIAGSYTPTALLVFDGWLRWSLFAIVWIIAVAGCVLKIFNRLKSTAISLSIYILMGCLIVPLLQKMLGTLPIGAILWLLLGGVFYIGGTYYYAMDKQLSRWMHSHELWHLFVIGGALSHYIYNFMYIFK, from the coding sequence GTGAGGAAGCTAAGGGAACCCGTCAATTTCTTCACACATTTTATCCCGGCATTAATTGCAATTCCGGCTGGATATATATTGCTCCGCAAGTGCCATACCCCGATTGAATTTACGGCTGCCTGGATTTACAGCATCGGAACCTTTATTCTTTTTGGGGTAAGCGCCATGTACCATGGTTATCCTGCTACAGATTATGGCGTCCGCTTTTGGCAGAAATTTGATCATTGCTGCATTTATTTAATGATTGCTGGTTCTTATACGCCAACGGCCTTATTGGTTTTTGATGGCTGGCTGCGTTGGAGCTTGTTCGCTATTGTATGGATTATTGCCGTTGCAGGCTGCGTGCTCAAAATATTCAATCGGTTAAAAAGTACGGCCATATCGTTATCCATTTATATCTTAATGGGCTGTTTAATTGTACCGCTGCTACAGAAAATGCTTGGGACTTTGCCCATCGGTGCAATTTTATGGTTACTGCTTGGAGGTGTTTTTTATATCGGCGGAACTTATTATTACGCGATGGATAAACAGTTGTCCAGGTGGATGCACAGTCATGAATTATGGCATCTTTTTGTAATAGGCGGAGCTTTATCGCACTACATTTATAATTTCATGTATATCTTTAAATAA
- a CDS encoding TonB family protein codes for MKNLFTICLLFCCSLAMGQVQFKSGKNGFVNFLRENTVYPRFSKDNCIQGMVNVSFKLNTQGQVYFSKVSKGILSDLDEEALRLVRLSSGKWQVPAGYDTTVSIVAPVNFVLSGYNCEGKSSEEMQESIRSYQAEEALTNSVINFYKNIDQAKPGQEAQIIAIKNQLGIDDEYLDDRIKMALKKIKQGDKQGACEDFIFVKYMGSKKADDYLAQYCK; via the coding sequence ATGAAAAACCTGTTCACCATTTGTTTACTTTTTTGCTGTTCACTGGCGATGGGCCAGGTTCAGTTTAAATCTGGGAAAAATGGTTTTGTCAATTTTTTAAGAGAGAATACGGTTTATCCCAGGTTTTCTAAAGATAATTGTATCCAGGGAATGGTAAATGTGAGTTTTAAGCTTAATACACAAGGCCAGGTTTATTTTTCAAAAGTGAGCAAAGGCATACTGTCTGACCTGGATGAAGAAGCCCTTCGGCTGGTGCGTTTAAGCAGTGGAAAATGGCAGGTTCCTGCGGGTTACGATACCACTGTTTCGATTGTTGCTCCGGTTAATTTTGTACTTTCAGGTTATAACTGTGAAGGAAAATCGAGCGAAGAAATGCAGGAGTCCATCCGAAGCTATCAGGCAGAAGAAGCTTTAACCAATTCGGTCATTAATTTTTATAAAAACATCGATCAGGCAAAACCAGGACAAGAAGCTCAGATCATTGCCATTAAAAATCAATTGGGCATTGATGATGAGTATCTCGATGACAGGATAAAAATGGCCTTAAAAAAAATTAAGCAGGGTGATAAACAGGGAGCCTGCGAAGATTTCATCTTTGTTAAATATATGGGCAGTAAAAAAGCTGATGATTATTTGGCTCAATATTGCAAGTAA
- a CDS encoding YccF domain-containing protein — protein sequence MNFLGNIIWIIFGGIFIFFEYIIGGLILCLTIVGIPFGIQCFKFAIVGLAPFGVKITDTSSNTGCLSTIMNLIWICCGGFWIALTHLFFGILLCITIVGIPFGRQHFKLMNLAFTPFGKSIS from the coding sequence ATGAACTTTTTAGGCAATATCATCTGGATTATTTTTGGCGGCATCTTTATTTTTTTCGAATACATTATCGGAGGTTTGATCCTTTGCCTAACCATTGTAGGTATTCCTTTTGGCATCCAATGTTTTAAATTCGCCATTGTTGGTCTTGCGCCTTTTGGCGTTAAAATAACCGATACCTCATCAAACACAGGCTGCCTATCTACCATCATGAATTTGATCTGGATTTGCTGCGGCGGTTTTTGGATTGCCCTAACCCATTTATTTTTCGGAATTCTGCTTTGCATTACCATCGTAGGTATTCCTTTCGGTCGCCAGCATTTTAAGCTGATGAATTTAGCATTTACACCGTTCGGAAAATCAATTTCTTAA
- a CDS encoding App1 family protein produces the protein MNKSVSVKVYHGYGHAHNLVVYGHVFKRKAKTQQVYSNNIFVNIAHLLKLFILKPYAFVEVRLRFFDQVIYNRTESDGFFKFEWKAEQDIPAGWHDVEVEAIDQNGSVLSAGEGKIYVPHITQYAFISDVDDTVMVSHSATIGRRLRELFIKNPHTRKTFPNAASHYQQLALSHTDAAQPNPFFYVSSSEWNLYDYLVETFKFNKLPDGAFLLNTLKRWKDLIKTGKTGHEGKLLRVMRILDAFPNQKFVFFGDNSQQDPEIYSSIVEKYPKNIEAVYIRNIRPEKEAETKVLLKKVEDKGVGACLFNRSEEAIEHSKSIGLIQ, from the coding sequence ATGAATAAATCTGTTAGTGTAAAAGTATATCATGGTTATGGTCACGCGCATAATTTGGTTGTTTATGGTCATGTTTTTAAACGGAAGGCGAAAACGCAGCAGGTTTACAGCAACAATATCTTTGTCAATATCGCTCATCTGTTAAAGCTTTTTATTTTAAAACCCTACGCTTTTGTGGAGGTTCGTTTGCGCTTTTTTGATCAGGTCATCTACAACAGAACCGAGAGCGATGGCTTTTTTAAATTCGAATGGAAGGCTGAACAGGATATCCCCGCGGGCTGGCACGATGTTGAAGTAGAAGCAATTGATCAGAATGGGTCCGTTTTAAGTGCTGGCGAAGGCAAGATTTATGTGCCGCATATTACCCAGTATGCTTTCATTTCTGATGTGGATGATACCGTAATGGTTTCGCATTCGGCAACCATTGGGAGGCGATTGAGAGAACTTTTTATCAAAAATCCACATACCCGTAAAACCTTTCCTAATGCAGCCAGTCATTATCAACAATTGGCTTTATCTCATACGGATGCAGCACAACCTAATCCTTTTTTTTATGTGAGCAGCAGCGAATGGAATTTGTATGATTACCTGGTCGAAACCTTTAAGTTTAACAAATTGCCGGATGGTGCTTTTCTTTTAAATACGCTGAAAAGATGGAAAGATCTGATTAAAACCGGCAAAACCGGACATGAAGGGAAATTATTAAGAGTAATGCGGATCCTGGATGCCTTTCCCAATCAGAAGTTTGTATTTTTTGGAGATAATTCGCAACAGGATCCTGAAATTTATAGTTCCATCGTAGAGAAATACCCGAAAAATATTGAAGCAGTTTATATTCGTAATATCAGGCCAGAAAAAGAGGCTGAAACCAAAGTGTTGCTTAAAAAAGTAGAAGATAAGGGGGTTGGGGCATGTTTATTTAATAGGAGTGAAGAGGCAATTGAGCATTCAAAATCAATAGGGCTCATCCAATAG
- the hflX gene encoding GTPase HflX: protein MGKQKTYDTAVVQERAILVGVVTPGEKEAQTKEYLDELAFLVDTAGGKVENVFTQKMLKPERATFVGTGKLEEIKAYVKSEEIDVVVFDDELSPSQLRNIDRELGVKVLDRSNLILDIFANRAQTAQAKTQVELAQLQYVLPRLTGMWTHLERQKGGIGMRGPGETQIESDRRIILNKISLLKERLRNIDRQNETQRKNRGQLIRVALVGYTNVGKSTIMNMLSKSEVFAENKLFATLDTTVRKVVIENLPFLLSDTVGFIRKLPHHLVECFKSTLDEVREADLLIHVVDVSHPNFEDQINTVNETLKDIGAIDKDMILVFNKIDAYVSPEVDNEEDDGKLTLEDFKKSWMSHDKVPVLFISATEKENLEEFKTLLYDKVKAAHVARYPYDSNLLY, encoded by the coding sequence ATGGGAAAACAAAAAACATACGATACTGCCGTTGTGCAGGAACGGGCAATTTTAGTCGGAGTCGTTACTCCTGGTGAAAAAGAAGCCCAAACAAAAGAATATTTAGATGAGCTGGCCTTTTTGGTTGATACAGCTGGTGGGAAGGTGGAAAATGTTTTTACTCAAAAAATGTTGAAACCAGAGCGTGCTACATTTGTGGGTACAGGTAAGCTGGAAGAAATTAAAGCTTACGTAAAATCAGAAGAAATCGATGTGGTTGTTTTTGATGATGAGCTATCGCCGTCGCAACTACGTAATATCGACCGTGAACTTGGTGTGAAAGTGCTGGATAGAAGTAATTTAATTCTTGATATTTTTGCCAACAGGGCCCAAACTGCGCAGGCAAAAACACAGGTAGAATTAGCACAGTTACAATACGTTTTACCACGTTTAACAGGCATGTGGACCCACTTAGAACGGCAGAAAGGTGGTATCGGGATGCGTGGACCGGGTGAAACCCAGATTGAAAGTGACAGACGTATTATTCTAAATAAAATCTCTCTGTTAAAAGAACGTTTAAGAAATATCGACCGTCAGAATGAAACGCAGCGTAAAAACCGTGGTCAGCTGATTCGGGTGGCCCTGGTTGGTTATACTAACGTGGGTAAATCGACCATTATGAACATGCTTTCGAAATCGGAAGTATTTGCAGAGAACAAGTTGTTTGCAACCTTAGATACGACTGTACGTAAAGTAGTGATCGAAAATTTACCATTCCTGCTTTCTGATACCGTTGGGTTTATCCGCAAACTGCCTCACCATTTGGTAGAATGTTTTAAGTCTACTTTAGATGAGGTGCGTGAGGCGGACTTATTAATTCACGTGGTGGATGTTTCGCACCCCAACTTCGAAGATCAGATCAACACAGTTAACGAAACATTGAAAGATATTGGTGCCATTGATAAAGACATGATTTTAGTTTTTAATAAAATAGACGCCTATGTTTCGCCAGAGGTCGACAATGAAGAGGATGATGGAAAGCTTACTTTAGAAGACTTCAAAAAAAGCTGGATGAGCCACGATAAAGTGCCTGTACTGTTTATTTCAGCTACAGAAAAAGAGAACCTTGAAGAGTTTAAAACATTATTGTACGATAAGGTTAAAGCTGCGCACGTAGCGAGGTACCCGTATGATAGTAATTTGTTGTATTAG
- a CDS encoding diacylglycerol kinase family protein, giving the protein MKLLFIINPGSGSHDINLKEVISAHFEVKNTEIDLFELPKDCSLDKIKAKINDSKADRVVAVGGDGTLKLVAECLLNTETPIGIIPAGSANGMAKELGIPTDIELALALLEEGRLKKIHVVKLNDEICIHLSDLGFNAYLVKKFDTMPERGMWGYAKATWHALWNHRRMEVQLKLKDETVNSKAAMVAIANATMYGSGLKINPDGKLDDELFEVILVKDYSYLEILKIWITKLPFNPKKIEVFQTAEVKIVSKHQAHFQVDGEYIGRVNTVEAKILPAAITVVLPNQSDQIAIG; this is encoded by the coding sequence ATGAAATTACTCTTCATCATCAATCCGGGCTCAGGCAGTCACGATATAAACTTAAAGGAAGTAATTTCTGCACATTTCGAGGTAAAAAACACTGAAATCGATCTATTCGAACTGCCAAAAGACTGCTCTTTAGATAAAATAAAAGCAAAAATAAACGACTCAAAAGCCGACCGTGTAGTGGCTGTTGGCGGCGACGGGACATTAAAACTTGTAGCGGAATGTTTATTGAATACCGAAACCCCCATTGGGATTATCCCTGCAGGCTCAGCGAATGGGATGGCGAAGGAACTGGGCATTCCTACTGATATTGAATTGGCTTTAGCGCTTTTAGAGGAAGGCCGGTTAAAGAAAATACATGTGGTTAAACTGAACGATGAAATCTGCATCCATTTATCCGACCTGGGTTTTAATGCCTATTTGGTAAAGAAATTCGATACCATGCCCGAACGTGGCATGTGGGGCTATGCAAAAGCCACCTGGCATGCCTTGTGGAATCACCGCCGCATGGAAGTACAACTGAAGCTTAAAGATGAAACCGTTAACTCTAAAGCTGCGATGGTGGCCATTGCTAATGCCACCATGTATGGCTCCGGACTAAAGATCAATCCTGATGGAAAATTAGATGATGAACTTTTTGAAGTGATTTTGGTAAAGGATTACTCTTACCTCGAAATATTAAAAATCTGGATTACCAAATTGCCTTTTAATCCCAAGAAAATAGAAGTGTTTCAAACGGCTGAGGTAAAAATTGTTTCTAAACACCAGGCACATTTTCAGGTAGATGGAGAATATATTGGCAGGGTAAATACTGTTGAAGCGAAAATTTTACCCGCTGCAATAACCGTAGTTTTACCCAACCAATCAGACCAGATAGCTATTGGGTGA
- a CDS encoding peptidoglycan DD-metalloendopeptidase family protein — MRTFEQVIQSNAALIRKVVDFDVKQDRLLPLDFTAANTELTDEILDDTDLFSDWVDEKLAKNNARYGIGGYNEHRTIYSRSAHFDTEEEPRRLHLGVDIWGPAGTPIYNFYDATVQSFAYNDNLGDYGATIILTYEIDGFKFNALYGHLSLASLNGLEEGKFIPAGTKIAELGAKEENGSWPPHLHFQLMKDMGGLKGDYPGVCKFSEREKYLDNCPNPDLILKATFS, encoded by the coding sequence ATGCGAACTTTCGAGCAAGTTATTCAGTCAAATGCCGCATTGATCCGAAAAGTTGTTGATTTTGATGTAAAACAAGATCGGCTTCTGCCTTTGGATTTTACAGCGGCCAATACGGAATTAACAGATGAAATTTTGGACGATACCGATCTGTTCTCCGATTGGGTAGATGAAAAGCTGGCTAAAAACAATGCCCGCTACGGAATTGGCGGATACAACGAACACCGCACCATTTATTCGAGAAGTGCACATTTTGATACTGAAGAAGAACCCCGCAGGTTACATTTAGGTGTGGATATTTGGGGACCCGCCGGAACACCGATCTACAATTTTTACGATGCAACTGTGCAAAGTTTTGCCTATAACGATAACCTTGGCGATTACGGTGCTACCATCATTCTGACCTACGAAATAGATGGTTTTAAATTTAACGCCTTATACGGGCATTTAAGTTTGGCTTCTTTAAATGGACTGGAGGAAGGTAAATTTATCCCTGCAGGAACAAAAATTGCAGAACTGGGTGCAAAAGAAGAAAATGGATCATGGCCACCGCATCTTCATTTTCAATTGATGAAGGATATGGGTGGACTAAAAGGCGATTATCCTGGCGTTTGTAAGTTTAGTGAAAGGGAAAAATACCTGGACAATTGCCCTAATCCGGATTTAATTTTGAAGGCTACTTTTTCTTAA